The genomic window GTGACAAACCGCTTTCCGCAGGACGGGCAGCGGTGCAATTCCTGGCGTGTATGCCATTCCACCATTTCCACCGCGTCCGGCGTGACTTTGGAAGTGACGGCGCCGGTGGGACACACCGTGATGCAGGCCTGGCAGGCGATGCATGTCTCCGAGGTGCGGTCAAAGGGGCTCATGACTTCTCGTTTCGCGCCCCGGAAAGCGAATGAAACGGCTTCCAGGCCCAAGGCTCTGCAGGCCCGGACGCACCGGCCGCAGAGTATGCACGTTTCATCCTTTGTGGGCAGATCCGTGCCGGTCACTCCGAGGCTCGAGGCCAACGAACGTATTTCGGGAGCATTGGGCGCGCGGGCCAGGAGCAATTCAGCCACGAGCCTTCGGCCCTCCCGAACCATGGGGGTGTCCGTGTCCACGACGAGACCGTTCAGAGCGGGCAAAGAGCACGACGAGGTCAGGCCCGGACGAAACCCTGATTTCACCTCCACCAGACACAGCCGGCAGGCGCCATAGAGTCCCAGACCGGCATGGTGGCACAGGGTGGGGATAAACACGCCCTGCCTGCGGGCCACGTCCAGCACCGACTCATCCGGAGCGACCTTTACCGTACTTCCATTCATCGTGATTTCCGGCATCAGGAATCCCTCATTGTATACGAACCGCGTCAAAGGCGCAGACTTCGCGACAGGCGCCGCATTTGATGCATTTGTCCGCGTCCAGTACGTGCGCCTCTTTTTTCAGTCCGGTTATGGCCTCGCTCGGACACTCCTTGGCGCACAACCCGCACCCGGTGCAGCGTTCGGGATCAATGGAATAGGTCAAAAGCGCGGTGCACACCCCGGCGGGACACCGGCCCCCGCGAACGTGCGCTTCATATTCGCTCCGAAAATGCTCGATACTCGTCAATACCGGGTTCGGCGCCGTCTGACCGAGACCGCAGAGCGAGGTTCGTTTTATGCCCTCCGACAATTGCACCAGACGATCGAGATCCTTTTCCGAGCCTTTGCCCGAGGTCACTCTGTCGAGTATGTCTCCCAGATGCTCGGTTCCCTCTCGGCAAGGCGTACATTTACCGCAGGATTCGTGTCGGGTAAAATCCAGGAAATACCGGGCCACATCAACCATGCATGTTTTCTCGGACTCGCGCTCCCCCGCCGATCTCGTTGACAATGGTGTTCAAAGTGGTGCCGAGGGGTACTTCCACCAAACCGCTTCGCGCGACATCTCCCACCAGGCAAAAAAGCTTGGTCCCTTTGCTTCCCGAGCTGCCGTATCGGCTGAACGCTTCCGTTCCCTCGCGGATGATCAGGGGCACATTGGCCCAAGTCTCCACATTGTTGATGCAGGTCGGACGACCGTTGAGCCCGCACTCGGCCGGGTACGGCGGGCGCGGATTCGGCTCTGCAATGTGATTTTCCAATGCATTGATCATCGCCGTTTCTTCGCCAGACACAAAGGCCCCGGCGCCACGGACCAGGTGCACGTTGAAGCGGAAGTCCGCACCCAGAATATGATCTCCCAACAGGCCCGCTTCTCTTGCCTGTTCCATAGCCGCGCTGAGGCGTTCAATGGCCAGCGGGTACTCCGCCCGCACATACAGTATGCCCGTTTCCGCACCCACGGCATAGGCGCCTATCAGCATCCCCTCTAGGATGGCGTGGGGATCACCCTCCATGAGGCTGCGATCCATATAGGCCCCGGGGTCACCCTCGTCTCCGTTCATGATAAGGTATCTCGGCGCGCCCGCCGCCCGTCGGGTGATCTCCCACTTGAGACCAGTGGGGAAGCCCGCGCCGCCGCGGCCCCTCAACCCGGACCGCTTGATTTCCTCGATGACTTCCTCGGGTGACATCTGTTCCATGACCTGGAACAGGGCCGCATAGCCGCCCCTTGCAGTATACTCCTCCAGAGAAAGCGGATCGATCTGGCCCAGGTTGCGGCTCACGCGTTTCACCTGGCGGCTGTAGAAGGGATGCTCGGTAAGCGGTGGGATATCGTCCACCCTTCGGGATTCCCCGACGAGCGGATCCAGGCTGCCGAGAACGTTTTCCGCGGCAAAGCGGCCCGCACGGGCTTCAGCCGCCAACTCCACCGCCAAGGCTTCG from Deltaproteobacteria bacterium includes these protein-coding regions:
- a CDS encoding (2Fe-2S)-binding protein, yielding MPEITMNGSTVKVAPDESVLDVARRQGVFIPTLCHHAGLGLYGACRLCLVEVKSGFRPGLTSSCSLPALNGLVVDTDTPMVREGRRLVAELLLARAPNAPEIRSLASSLGVTGTDLPTKDETCILCGRCVRACRALGLEAVSFAFRGAKREVMSPFDRTSETCIACQACITVCPTGAVTSKVTPDAVEMVEWHTRQELHRCPSCGKRFVTPRMQTRLHQMTPDDQHARTSLCPSCRRRDTAGDQTSTALFKEIR